In Dyadobacter sp. NIV53, a single window of DNA contains:
- a CDS encoding nuclear transport factor 2 family protein, whose protein sequence is MKLPKIVADLVTAQNNFDSVAYANCFSETAVVFDEGKTHHGRKEIAHWIANANERYEATMKPVSFDAESILKAETSGNFPGSPIVLSYHLQIADGLIQSLNITG, encoded by the coding sequence ATGAAATTACCCAAAATAGTAGCAGATCTGGTAACAGCACAAAACAACTTTGATAGCGTTGCCTATGCAAATTGTTTTTCCGAAACAGCGGTAGTCTTTGATGAGGGTAAAACGCACCATGGAAGAAAAGAAATAGCACATTGGATTGCAAATGCCAACGAGCGGTATGAGGCTACGATGAAGCCCGTCAGCTTTGATGCGGAAAGCATTCTAAAAGCAGAAACCTCAGGAAATTTTCCCGGAAGCCCAATTGTATTGAGTTATCATCTTCAAATAGCAGATGGATTGATACAGTCATTGAATATTACCGGATAA
- a CDS encoding SDR family oxidoreductase, with amino-acid sequence MEQFNFNNELSGKITLVTGGTKGAGRAIAERLQQAGATVIITARNAPEKENSKLHFIPSDLGKADEAQKLISKVLSTYGRLDILVNNFGSSVTPAGGFVVLSDEDWESTLQANLLAPVRLDRGFLPQMIEQKSGVIIHIASIQGKLPLFESTLPYAAAKAGLINYSKSLSNEVTPKGVRVLTVSPGWIRTENVKQFLDTIARNSNISIEQAQQSVVDALGGIPYGRPAEPEEVAELVGFLVSPRAKYLTGTEFVIDGGTVPTV; translated from the coding sequence ATGGAACAGTTCAATTTCAACAATGAGTTATCAGGCAAGATTACCTTGGTAACGGGAGGTACAAAAGGAGCAGGAAGGGCCATTGCAGAAAGGCTTCAGCAAGCAGGTGCAACGGTTATTATTACCGCAAGAAACGCACCGGAAAAAGAAAACAGCAAGTTGCATTTCATCCCGTCCGATTTAGGTAAGGCAGATGAAGCACAAAAACTAATCAGCAAAGTGCTGTCAACTTATGGTAGATTGGACATCCTGGTGAACAACTTTGGTTCTTCGGTAACACCCGCTGGTGGGTTTGTAGTATTATCCGATGAAGATTGGGAATCTACCCTACAAGCTAATTTGCTTGCCCCAGTCCGGTTGGACAGAGGATTTTTGCCACAAATGATCGAGCAAAAAAGTGGCGTTATTATTCACATAGCTTCCATTCAGGGCAAGCTTCCCCTATTCGAATCTACTTTGCCTTATGCAGCTGCAAAAGCCGGATTGATCAATTACAGTAAAAGTTTATCCAATGAAGTTACGCCAAAAGGTGTCCGGGTGTTAACTGTTTCGCCAGGATGGATCAGGACAGAAAATGTCAAACAATTTTTGGACACGATCGCCAGGAATTCAAATATATCGATTGAGCAGGCTCAACAAAGTGTTGTGGATGCATTGGGTGGAATACCTTATGGCAGACCAGCCGAACCAGAAGAAGTAGCCGAGTTAGTTGGTTTTCTTGTTTCACCGAGAGCCAAATATTTGACGGGGACTGAATTTGTAATTGATGGCGGTACCGTACCGACAGTTTAA
- a CDS encoding NrtR DNA-binding winged helix domain-containing protein: protein MTESIYDNYISNLSIDCVVFGFENKELKVLIAKFKFGNGSWTLPGGYINKNESTDAAAQRILKNRTNLENIYLEQFRVFGDENRIAKSRYKDVLKEQLNKFDYQRFNERVLEWMTSRFVSIGYYALVEINKVNPMPGEFDEYFEWRSVKDIPEMIHDHGEILTYALDALRQDLDKKLIGFNLLPETFTIREVQHLYEAVYDKPFAINNFQKKIMDLNVLERLHKKFTGAANTAPYLYRFKKTG from the coding sequence ATGACGGAATCCATTTACGACAATTACATATCAAATCTATCGATTGACTGCGTGGTTTTTGGCTTTGAGAACAAAGAATTGAAAGTCCTGATTGCCAAATTCAAATTCGGCAACGGCAGCTGGACGCTGCCAGGCGGATATATTAATAAAAACGAAAGTACAGATGCAGCAGCTCAACGAATTCTGAAAAACAGGACTAACCTGGAAAATATCTACTTGGAACAATTTAGGGTATTTGGAGATGAAAACCGTATTGCCAAGAGCCGATATAAGGATGTTTTGAAAGAACAGCTAAATAAATTTGATTATCAAAGATTCAATGAAAGGGTATTGGAATGGATGACAAGCCGGTTCGTTTCTATTGGTTACTACGCGCTCGTCGAGATTAATAAAGTTAATCCCATGCCCGGTGAGTTTGATGAATATTTTGAATGGAGAAGCGTTAAAGACATCCCGGAAATGATTCACGACCATGGAGAAATTTTAACATATGCCTTAGATGCGCTGCGCCAGGATCTTGACAAAAAACTGATCGGGTTTAATCTTTTACCTGAAACATTCACAATACGGGAAGTGCAGCATCTCTATGAAGCGGTTTATGATAAACCATTTGCAATTAACAATTTTCAGAAAAAGATCATGGACCTGAATGTTCTGGAAAGGCTTCACAAGAAGTTTACTGGTGCTGCAAATACAGCACCCTATCTGTATCGATTTAAAAAGACAGGATAA